The following proteins come from a genomic window of Geminicoccaceae bacterium SCSIO 64248:
- a CDS encoding AbrB/MazE/SpoVT family DNA-binding domain-containing protein, producing the protein MTTLTITAKGQVTLRKELLKHLGVGPGQKVEVNTLPDGQITVRAARPTASIDGFIGLLAGRSAKHATIEEIDQAITAGWAGEA; encoded by the coding sequence ATGACAACGCTCACCATCACGGCGAAAGGTCAGGTCACGCTTCGCAAGGAGCTTCTGAAGCACCTGGGCGTGGGTCCCGGCCAGAAAGTCGAGGTGAACACGCTGCCCGATGGCCAGATAACCGTGAGGGCCGCCAGGCCGACGGCCTCGATCGACGGCTTCATCGGGCTTCTTGCAGGCCGGTCGGCCAAACACGCCACGATCGAGGAGATCGACCAGGCGATCACCGCCGGCTGGGCCGGCGAGGCGTGA
- a CDS encoding nucleoside deaminase: MTATRPGAPTPMDMALVEAEAAAGRGEVPVGAVLLGPDGATLASDGNRIVEQADPTAHAEILVLRAAARRLGTPRLVDCDLYVTLEPCPMCAYAISLARIRRLYFGAADPKAGGVEHGPRVLASTSCHHRPDIYGGIGERRAQDLLQDFFRQRR, encoded by the coding sequence ATGACCGCCACGCGCCCGGGCGCACCCACGCCGATGGACATGGCTCTGGTCGAAGCCGAGGCCGCCGCGGGCCGCGGCGAGGTGCCGGTCGGTGCCGTGCTGCTCGGGCCGGACGGCGCAACGCTCGCCTCGGACGGCAACCGCATCGTCGAGCAGGCCGACCCGACCGCGCACGCCGAGATCCTCGTCCTTCGCGCAGCCGCGCGCAGGCTCGGTACGCCGCGCCTGGTCGACTGCGATCTGTACGTGACGCTCGAGCCGTGCCCGATGTGCGCCTATGCGATCAGCCTGGCGCGGATCCGCCGGCTCTATTTCGGCGCGGCCGATCCCAAGGCCGGCGGCGTGGAGCACGGGCCCCGCGTCCTGGCCAGCACGTCCTGCCACCATCGCCCCGACATCTATGGCGGCATCGGCGAGCGCCGCGCCCAGGACCTGCTGCAGGACTTCTTCAGGCAGCGGCGCTAG
- a CDS encoding MBL fold metallo-hydrolase has product MNTEDPSPDPRARRRLDRRGVIAALLASPGLLLPHRSAALPAGGPRPWHHTDDGFRNPPGSPVRQAERSDWNTFFRQMRAVRKEEVALPEDFRLSEEEALAGIRALGDRDGITWLGHAAFLIRLGGVTFLTDPYLSPYASPVPPFGPKRFTPPGITVERLPPVDVLMLSHNHYDHMDLWTIEKLRDRERMTAVVPLGLAGYPKNRRIHDVRAMDWHTRTDVRGVRVTAVPAIHASQRWLWDRNRTLWTGYVLEANGRRIYFAGDTGYGPVFADTGRRYGPFDVGLVPIGAYEPRLLMEAVHTTPEEAIRLGSDMRCRSLIGMHWGAIRLTPEPVLAPKARLQAAAEAAGYAPGDVTCLRLGETRAL; this is encoded by the coding sequence ATGAACACGGAAGACCCGTCACCCGACCCTCGAGCCAGGCGCAGGCTCGATCGCCGCGGCGTGATCGCCGCGCTGCTGGCCTCGCCGGGCCTGCTCCTGCCGCACCGGTCCGCGGCGCTGCCGGCTGGCGGTCCACGGCCCTGGCATCACACCGACGACGGCTTCCGCAATCCGCCGGGCAGTCCGGTGCGCCAAGCCGAGCGCTCGGACTGGAACACCTTCTTCCGGCAGATGCGCGCGGTCCGCAAGGAAGAGGTGGCCCTGCCGGAGGATTTCCGCCTGAGCGAGGAGGAGGCGCTGGCCGGCATCCGCGCGCTGGGCGATCGCGACGGCATCACCTGGCTGGGCCACGCCGCCTTCCTCATCCGTCTGGGCGGCGTGACCTTCCTGACCGATCCGTATCTCTCGCCCTACGCGTCGCCGGTGCCGCCGTTCGGGCCGAAGCGGTTCACGCCGCCCGGCATCACCGTCGAGCGCCTGCCGCCGGTCGACGTGCTAATGCTGTCGCACAACCACTACGACCACATGGACCTGTGGACGATCGAGAAGCTCCGGGACCGCGAGCGCATGACCGCCGTGGTTCCGCTCGGATTGGCCGGCTATCCCAAGAACCGCCGCATCCACGACGTGCGCGCGATGGACTGGCACACCCGCACGGACGTTCGCGGCGTGCGCGTGACGGCGGTCCCGGCGATCCACGCCTCGCAGCGCTGGCTCTGGGACCGCAACCGGACGCTGTGGACCGGCTACGTGCTGGAAGCGAACGGACGCCGGATCTATTTCGCGGGCGACACGGGCTACGGGCCGGTGTTCGCCGACACAGGCCGGCGCTACGGCCCGTTCGACGTCGGCCTGGTGCCGATCGGCGCCTACGAGCCGCGTCTTCTCATGGAAGCCGTGCACACCACGCCGGAGGAAGCGATCAGGCTCGGAAGCGACATGCGCTGCCGGAGCCTAATCGGCATGCACTGGGGCGCGATCCGCCTGACGCCCGAACCGGTGCTGGCGCCCAAGGCACGCTTGCAGGCAGCGGCGGAGGCGGCGGGCTACGCTCCCGGCGACGTCACCTGCCTGCGGCTCGGCGAGACGCGCGCGCTTTAG
- a CDS encoding ABC transporter ATP-binding protein: MSRSGQPAEHAPALFRRFETLIDPTRPPAHPEPPANLLRFYWHFLRQAKGLFGSLLAVGFGIALLDAAIPYFIGQLIDLIAETPRERLFAESWPILLAMALAILILRPLFILCRSLVTNQGIAASFGNMVRWQSHWHVVRQSWGFFQNDFAGRIANRIMQVGPALRETVVASTDAVWYITVYGLSALVLLASADWRLAVPIAIWFIAYVGLLWYFVPRLRERSRINSNARSILTGRIVDSYTNILTVKLFARAREEDAYVRDSLAEHTRLFQDQLRLITGFTFVLATINAFLIVITGGLALMLTSTGAVAVGTVAMVLPLTWQIVNISGWVAFQVSAIFENVGVVQESTLSIARPLQLADHPGAVPIRVDKGDIRFEHVRFAYGREQGVIEDVDLHVRPGEKIGVVGRSGAGKSTLINLLLRFFDLEGGRIRIDGQDIAGVTQESLRAAISVVTQDTSLLHRSISENISYGRPTAGASEIEQAARRAHAHDFILDLEDLGGRTGYEAHVGERGVKLSGGQRQRIAIARVILKNAPILVLDEATSALDSEVEAAIQTSLETLMEGKTVIAVAHRLSTIARMDRLIVLDRGRIVEEGTHGSLIAKGGHYAQLWHRQSGGFLGDEHGVQAATADDRQALLQSS; the protein is encoded by the coding sequence ATGTCGAGGTCCGGACAGCCGGCCGAGCACGCGCCGGCTCTTTTCCGCCGATTCGAGACCCTGATCGATCCGACCCGGCCTCCGGCTCATCCGGAGCCGCCGGCCAACCTCTTGCGCTTCTACTGGCACTTCCTGCGCCAGGCGAAAGGCCTGTTCGGCAGCCTGCTCGCGGTCGGCTTCGGCATCGCCCTGCTCGATGCCGCCATACCCTACTTCATCGGGCAGCTGATCGACCTCATCGCCGAGACGCCGCGCGAGCGCCTGTTCGCCGAGTCCTGGCCGATCCTGCTCGCCATGGCGCTGGCCATCCTGATCCTGCGGCCTCTGTTCATCCTGTGCCGCAGCCTGGTGACCAACCAGGGCATCGCCGCCAGCTTCGGCAACATGGTCCGCTGGCAAAGCCACTGGCACGTGGTCCGCCAGTCCTGGGGCTTCTTCCAGAACGACTTCGCCGGCCGGATCGCGAACCGGATCATGCAGGTCGGCCCGGCCTTGCGCGAGACGGTCGTCGCGAGCACGGACGCCGTCTGGTACATCACGGTCTACGGCCTCTCCGCGCTCGTCCTGCTCGCCAGCGCCGATTGGCGCCTGGCGGTGCCGATCGCGATCTGGTTCATCGCCTATGTCGGCCTGCTCTGGTACTTCGTGCCGCGCCTGCGCGAGCGCTCGAGGATCAACTCCAACGCCCGCTCGATTCTGACCGGCCGGATTGTCGACAGCTACACCAACATCCTGACCGTGAAGCTCTTCGCCCGCGCGCGCGAAGAGGACGCCTACGTCCGCGATTCGCTCGCCGAGCACACCAGGCTGTTCCAGGACCAGCTGCGCCTGATCACCGGCTTCACCTTCGTCCTTGCGACCATCAACGCCTTCCTGATCGTGATCACCGGCGGACTGGCCCTGATGCTGACCAGCACGGGTGCGGTCGCAGTCGGCACGGTCGCCATGGTGTTGCCGCTCACCTGGCAGATCGTGAACATCTCGGGCTGGGTCGCCTTCCAGGTCTCGGCGATCTTCGAGAATGTCGGTGTCGTCCAGGAGAGCACGCTCAGCATCGCGAGGCCGCTGCAGCTCGCCGACCATCCGGGCGCGGTGCCGATCCGGGTCGACAAGGGCGACATCCGCTTCGAGCATGTCCGTTTCGCCTACGGGCGCGAGCAGGGCGTGATCGAGGACGTCGACCTCCATGTCCGGCCCGGCGAGAAGATCGGCGTGGTCGGCCGCTCGGGCGCGGGCAAGTCGACGCTGATCAACCTGCTCCTGCGCTTCTTCGACCTGGAAGGCGGACGCATCCGGATCGACGGCCAGGACATCGCGGGCGTCACCCAGGAGAGCCTGCGCGCCGCCATCTCGGTGGTCACGCAGGACACCTCCCTCCTGCACCGCTCGATCAGCGAGAACATCAGCTATGGCCGGCCGACCGCCGGCGCGAGCGAGATCGAGCAGGCGGCCCGGCGCGCCCATGCCCACGACTTCATCCTGGACCTCGAGGACCTCGGCGGCAGGACCGGCTACGAGGCTCATGTCGGCGAGCGGGGCGTCAAGCTGTCCGGCGGCCAGCGCCAGCGCATCGCCATCGCGCGCGTCATCCTCAAGAACGCGCCGATCCTGGTCCTCGACGAGGCGACCTCGGCGCTCGACAGCGAGGTCGAGGCGGCGATCCAGACGAGCCTCGAGACGCTGATGGAGGGCAAGACGGTGATCGCCGTGGCGCACCGCCTCTCGACCATCGCCCGCATGGACCGTCTCATCGTGCTCGACCGCGGCCGGATCGTCGAGGAGGGCACGCACGGCTCGCTGATCGCGAAGGGCGGCCACTACGCCCAGCTCTGGCACCGCCAGTCCGGCGGCTTTCTCGGCGACGAGCATGGCGTCCAGGCCGCCACCGCCGATGACCGTCAGGCTCTTCTGCAGTCGTCCTAG
- a CDS encoding TrkH family potassium uptake protein has translation MIGAEKRRQLAPVRRPIDLDLRPVGFVLGLLLLIVAGFMLVCLVVDLIAQDGNARGFAAALLVTVFVAVNLILMTRFGSVQADIDRRQAFLLTASVWVTLCLFAALPFWLSSVDVSFTDSVFESMSGLTTTGATIMVGLDTAPSGLLLWRAMLNWLGGIGIVVLGIAILPMLSVGGMQIFRTESSDQSEKVLPRVAQIASATGVVYVSFTAVCAMLYIAGGMSTFDAICHAMTTLSAGGFANYDASFALFQNPTIEWTGTVFMIAAAMPFVLYIRFLRGDRQSVLRDSQVRWFFGILLTLWTIGATWLILHDGIPASVALRQTAFNMTSVLTGTGFATYDYTLWGPFLTTVIFFAMFCGGCSGSATGGIKMFRFAVLAAVVRSQAQRLIHPHGVFVPLINRRPVPDNVALSVMGFFFLFLLTFAIATVALSFMGLGFVTAASAAAAALANVGPGLGEMIGPAGNFKPLPDPAKWILTFVMLLGRLEIFTIVVLFTPRFWRN, from the coding sequence ATGATCGGTGCCGAAAAGCGCAGGCAGCTTGCCCCGGTCCGGCGTCCGATCGACCTCGACCTGCGGCCGGTCGGCTTCGTTCTCGGCCTCCTTCTCCTGATCGTCGCCGGCTTCATGCTCGTCTGCCTCGTCGTCGACCTGATCGCGCAGGACGGCAACGCCAGAGGCTTCGCGGCGGCGCTGCTCGTGACCGTGTTCGTCGCGGTCAACCTTATCCTCATGACCCGGTTCGGGTCGGTCCAGGCGGACATCGACCGGCGCCAGGCCTTTCTCCTGACCGCCTCGGTCTGGGTGACGCTCTGCCTGTTCGCCGCCCTTCCCTTCTGGCTGTCGTCGGTCGACGTCAGCTTCACCGATTCCGTGTTCGAATCCATGTCGGGCCTGACCACGACCGGCGCGACCATCATGGTCGGCCTCGACACCGCGCCCAGCGGCCTGCTCCTCTGGCGTGCCATGCTCAACTGGCTGGGCGGCATCGGGATCGTCGTCCTGGGCATCGCCATCCTGCCGATGCTGAGCGTCGGCGGCATGCAGATCTTCCGCACCGAAAGCAGCGACCAGTCGGAGAAGGTCCTGCCGCGCGTGGCGCAGATCGCGAGCGCCACCGGCGTCGTCTACGTGTCGTTCACGGCGGTCTGCGCGATGCTCTACATCGCGGGCGGCATGAGCACGTTCGACGCGATCTGCCATGCCATGACGACGCTCTCGGCCGGCGGGTTCGCCAATTACGACGCCTCCTTCGCCCTGTTCCAGAACCCGACGATCGAATGGACCGGAACGGTGTTCATGATCGCCGCGGCGATGCCGTTCGTCCTCTATATCCGCTTCCTGCGCGGCGATCGGCAGAGCGTGCTGCGCGACAGCCAGGTCCGCTGGTTCTTCGGCATCCTCCTCACGCTTTGGACGATCGGCGCGACCTGGCTCATCCTGCATGACGGGATTCCCGCCTCCGTCGCGCTCCGCCAGACGGCCTTCAACATGACGAGCGTGCTGACCGGGACGGGCTTCGCCACCTACGACTACACGCTGTGGGGACCGTTCCTGACGACCGTGATCTTCTTCGCCATGTTCTGCGGCGGCTGCAGCGGCTCGGCGACGGGCGGCATCAAGATGTTCCGCTTCGCGGTCCTGGCCGCCGTCGTCCGCAGCCAGGCGCAGCGGCTGATCCATCCGCACGGGGTGTTCGTCCCGCTCATCAACAGGCGCCCCGTGCCGGACAACGTCGCCCTGTCCGTCATGGGCTTCTTCTTCCTGTTCCTGCTGACGTTCGCCATAGCGACCGTCGCCCTGTCGTTCATGGGCCTGGGCTTCGTCACCGCGGCCTCGGCCGCCGCGGCGGCGCTCGCGAATGTCGGGCCGGGCCTGGGCGAGATGATCGGGCCGGCCGGCAACTTCAAGCCGCTGCCCGACCCGGCCAAGTGGATCCTGACCTTCGTCATGCTGCTCGGCCGCCTCGAGATCTTCACGATCGTCGTCCTGTTCACGCCCCGCTTCTGGAGGAATTGA
- a CDS encoding type II toxin-antitoxin system VapC family toxin, with the protein MRITVDTNVLIRAVVRDDEAQAGLATDRLRQADLIAVTTPTLCEFVWVLRRVYGFATNDIARAVRALLETRNVAVDRPVAEAGLAMLEAGGDFADGAIAHEGGELGGEVFVSFDRRAVRLLAAQARPASLLA; encoded by the coding sequence GTGAGGATCACGGTCGATACCAACGTGCTGATCAGGGCCGTCGTCCGGGATGATGAAGCTCAGGCCGGCTTGGCGACTGATCGGTTGCGCCAAGCGGACCTGATAGCGGTGACGACGCCGACCCTTTGCGAGTTTGTCTGGGTGCTCCGCCGGGTGTACGGCTTCGCGACGAACGACATCGCCAGGGCCGTTCGCGCCTTGCTTGAAACCCGCAACGTCGCTGTCGATCGGCCTGTCGCCGAAGCAGGGCTCGCCATGCTGGAAGCAGGCGGTGACTTCGCCGACGGCGCTATTGCCCATGAGGGCGGTGAGCTCGGCGGCGAGGTGTTCGTATCGTTCGACAGGCGCGCCGTCCGCCTGCTCGCGGCGCAAGCCCGCCCGGCCTCGCTTCTCGCCTGA
- a CDS encoding DUF4112 domain-containing protein, with the protein MAQNATQTHDDLKDLEWLAQLLDARWRLPGTEIRFGLDPIVGLIPGVGDAVMGAVGAYIIVEAHRRGVPKSVLLRMIANVGIDTVAGSVPIVGSIFDVGFRSHKKNFDLLRAHVASRPKRPQATSAFASV; encoded by the coding sequence TTGGCTCAAAACGCCACGCAGACGCACGACGACCTGAAGGACCTGGAATGGCTGGCGCAGCTTCTCGATGCGCGCTGGCGTCTGCCGGGCACGGAGATCCGCTTCGGCCTGGACCCGATCGTCGGCCTCATCCCTGGTGTCGGCGACGCGGTGATGGGTGCGGTCGGCGCCTACATCATCGTCGAAGCGCATCGCCGCGGCGTGCCGAAATCGGTGCTCCTGCGCATGATCGCCAATGTCGGCATCGACACGGTGGCCGGCAGCGTGCCGATCGTCGGCAGCATCTTCGATGTCGGTTTCCGCTCGCATAAAAAGAACTTCGATCTCCTGCGCGCCCACGTCGCATCGCGGCCGAAGCGGCCGCAGGCGACATCGGCATTCGCTTCCGTCTGA
- a CDS encoding HNH endonuclease, protein MNLPRLDACPALVLNADFRPLSYFPLSLWNWQDTVKAMFLDRVNVLCHYDRSIRSPSFELQLPSVIALKEYVPQTRRPPFTRFNVFLRDHFRCQYCGKGLPIPELTFDHVLPRSRGGKTSWQNVVTACTTCNLRKANRLPCECNMPPLAEPDVPSTYALQEHGRSFPPNYLHESWRDFLYWDTELDP, encoded by the coding sequence ATGAACCTACCTCGCCTCGACGCGTGCCCGGCATTGGTCCTCAATGCCGACTTCCGACCCCTCAGCTACTTTCCCTTGTCCCTGTGGAACTGGCAGGACACGGTCAAGGCGATGTTCCTCGATCGGGTCAACGTGCTGTGTCACTATGATCGTTCGATCCGCTCGCCCAGCTTCGAGCTCCAGCTGCCCAGCGTCATCGCGTTGAAGGAATACGTGCCGCAGACGCGGCGCCCGCCCTTCACCCGGTTCAACGTCTTCCTGCGCGACCACTTCCGCTGCCAGTATTGCGGCAAGGGCCTGCCGATCCCCGAGTTGACCTTCGACCACGTCCTGCCCCGCTCGCGCGGCGGCAAGACCTCGTGGCAGAACGTCGTCACCGCCTGCACGACCTGCAACCTGCGCAAGGCGAACCGGCTGCCGTGCGAATGCAACATGCCGCCCTTGGCCGAGCCGGACGTGCCCTCGACCTACGCCTTGCAGGAGCACGGCCGCTCGTTCCCGCCGAACTACCTGCACGAGAGCTGGCGCGACTTCCTCTATTGGGATACCGAGCTCGATCCCTAG
- a CDS encoding TerB family tellurite resistance protein → MLNTLRSLFVDHFPPTRALPDVGHDEVAIAAACLMITVARQDDGYEADERGRITHLIGQHFGLQPWSAQSLVARAEAVVDESVAEQPFTLIVKEHMGHDERIELIEMLWRVAYADGDLHDNESNLMRRVTALLYVTDRESGDARKRVLASLQG, encoded by the coding sequence ATGCTGAACACGTTGCGCAGCCTGTTCGTCGACCATTTTCCGCCGACACGCGCCCTGCCGGACGTCGGCCATGACGAGGTCGCCATCGCGGCCGCCTGCCTCATGATCACGGTGGCGCGGCAGGACGACGGCTACGAGGCGGACGAGCGCGGCCGCATCACCCATCTGATCGGCCAGCATTTCGGTCTGCAGCCCTGGTCGGCGCAGAGCCTCGTCGCCCGGGCCGAGGCCGTGGTCGACGAGAGCGTCGCCGAGCAGCCCTTCACTTTGATCGTCAAGGAGCACATGGGCCACGACGAGCGGATCGAACTGATCGAGATGCTCTGGCGGGTCGCCTATGCCGACGGCGATCTCCACGACAATGAGAGCAACCTGATGCGCCGGGTCACGGCTCTCCTCTACGTCACCGACCGGGAGAGCGGCGACGCCCGCAAGCGCGTGCTGGCGAGCCTCCAGGGCTAA
- a CDS encoding efflux RND transporter permease subunit, whose translation MNRLLAGILDKPRAVLSVLMLILVAGAISYRDIPKEAEPDVQLPMIYISMTHEGISPEDAERLLIRPMETELQSLAGVKEMRATASEGHASIIVEFQGDVAIDPAMQDVRDKVDQAKPDLPDETEEPIVQEINLSLFPVLVVTLSGDVAEPVLIRLARELEDGIEAIPDVLEVEIAGEREDLLELVLDPTAIESYGLQAEDLFDRVQRNNQLVAAGALNTEQGRFAVKVPGVFETADDLLSLPLKVDGSGIVTVSDVATVRRTFKDPEGYARVDGRPAVAIEVSKRVGANIIETIEQVRAVVEAERASWPEAVEVAYSQDKSREIAMMLGDLENNVLSAVILVMIVIVAALGARSAGLVGLAVPGSFLAGILVLASAGMTINIVALFGLILSTGMLVDGAIIVVELADRKMAEGMPPRQAYLAASQRMAWPVVSSTLTTITAFLPLMFWPGVVGQFMVYLPLVVIATLTSSLLMALVFVPTLGGVIGRSNAHDRRLARRMAAAETGDLGELRGASGLYVRLMDRLLNHPGKVVAAVLGVTVLTYAAYGQWGRGVEFFPAVDPEVAQVLVHARGDLSVEQRDAILREVEDRIAGVDGVELAYARSNLSFEEDDLDEDVIGRILLEFTDWTTRRPGVAILDEMRARTADMAGVRIEVREEEAGPPVGKPIQLELSSRQPERLDAEVERLRRHMDGMAGLRDVSDTRPAPGIEWQVQVDRTLAARFGADITAVGTAVQLVTNGVLLDTYRPDDADDEVDVRARYPEDWRSLDQLDRLRVQTDMGLVPISTFVQRVPAPRVGSLERVDGERVLEVSADVMPGILASDQLRDLQSWLADQDIDPAVTIAFKGEDEEQREAADFLTKAFGAALFLITITLIIQFNSFYQTAMVLSAIVFSTVGVFLGLLLTGQAFGIVMSGVGVIALAGIVINNNIVLIDTYNDLRSGGMDAREAVLRTGAQRLRPVFLTTFTTVLGLLPMVTRVNVDLIHRNVTHGGPSTDWWSQLATAIAGGLTFATLLTLVLTPCLLWLGASLSAWRREQRGRTSAGHERDGRSAMPSPAE comes from the coding sequence ATGAACCGCCTGCTCGCCGGCATCCTCGACAAGCCGCGCGCCGTCCTTTCGGTCCTTATGCTCATCCTGGTCGCGGGCGCGATCAGCTATCGCGACATCCCCAAGGAGGCCGAGCCCGACGTCCAGCTGCCGATGATCTACATCTCGATGACCCACGAGGGCATCTCGCCGGAGGACGCCGAGCGGCTGTTGATCCGGCCGATGGAGACCGAGTTGCAGAGCCTGGCCGGGGTCAAGGAGATGCGGGCGACCGCCTCCGAGGGCCATGCCTCGATCATCGTCGAGTTCCAGGGCGACGTCGCGATCGACCCGGCCATGCAGGACGTGCGCGACAAGGTCGACCAAGCCAAGCCCGACCTGCCGGACGAGACCGAGGAGCCGATCGTCCAGGAGATCAATCTCAGCCTCTTCCCGGTCCTGGTCGTCACCCTGTCGGGCGACGTCGCCGAGCCCGTCCTGATCCGCCTGGCGCGCGAGCTGGAAGACGGGATCGAGGCCATTCCGGATGTCCTGGAGGTCGAGATCGCCGGCGAACGCGAGGACCTGCTCGAACTCGTGCTCGACCCGACCGCCATCGAAAGCTACGGCCTGCAGGCGGAGGACCTGTTCGACCGCGTCCAGCGCAACAACCAGCTGGTGGCGGCCGGCGCCCTCAACACCGAACAGGGCCGCTTCGCCGTCAAGGTGCCCGGCGTGTTCGAGACGGCCGACGACCTCTTGAGCCTGCCTTTGAAGGTCGACGGCTCGGGCATCGTCACGGTCAGCGACGTCGCCACCGTCCGGCGGACCTTCAAGGATCCCGAGGGCTATGCCCGGGTCGACGGCCGGCCGGCCGTGGCGATCGAGGTGTCCAAGCGGGTCGGCGCCAACATCATCGAGACGATCGAGCAGGTTCGAGCCGTGGTGGAGGCCGAGCGCGCCAGCTGGCCCGAAGCCGTCGAGGTCGCCTATTCCCAGGACAAGTCGCGCGAGATCGCGATGATGCTGGGCGATCTCGAGAACAACGTGCTCTCAGCGGTCATCCTGGTCATGATCGTGATCGTCGCCGCCCTGGGCGCGCGCTCGGCCGGGCTGGTCGGCCTGGCCGTTCCCGGCTCGTTCCTGGCCGGCATCCTGGTCCTGGCCAGCGCGGGCATGACCATCAACATCGTCGCCCTGTTCGGCCTGATCCTGTCGACCGGCATGCTGGTCGACGGCGCCATCATCGTGGTCGAGCTGGCCGACCGCAAGATGGCCGAGGGCATGCCTCCCAGGCAGGCCTATCTCGCCGCCTCGCAGCGCATGGCCTGGCCGGTGGTCAGCTCGACCCTGACCACGATCACGGCGTTCCTGCCCCTCATGTTCTGGCCGGGCGTGGTCGGCCAGTTCATGGTCTACCTCCCCCTCGTCGTCATCGCGACCCTGACCTCGAGCCTGCTGATGGCGCTCGTCTTCGTGCCGACGCTGGGCGGCGTGATCGGCCGCAGCAACGCCCACGACCGGCGTCTGGCCCGACGCATGGCCGCGGCCGAGACCGGCGATCTCGGCGAGCTGCGCGGCGCGTCGGGGCTCTATGTCCGGCTGATGGACCGCCTCCTGAATCACCCGGGAAAGGTCGTTGCCGCGGTGCTGGGCGTAACCGTGCTGACCTACGCCGCCTACGGCCAGTGGGGGCGCGGCGTCGAGTTCTTCCCGGCCGTCGATCCGGAAGTGGCCCAGGTGCTCGTGCACGCGCGCGGCGATCTCTCGGTCGAGCAGCGCGATGCCATCCTGCGCGAGGTCGAGGACCGGATCGCCGGCGTCGACGGCGTCGAGTTGGCCTACGCCCGCTCGAATCTCAGCTTCGAGGAGGACGACCTCGACGAAGACGTCATCGGCCGCATCCTGCTCGAGTTCACGGACTGGACGACGCGGCGGCCGGGCGTCGCGATCCTGGATGAGATGCGCGCCCGGACGGCGGACATGGCGGGCGTGCGCATCGAGGTCCGCGAAGAGGAGGCCGGGCCGCCGGTCGGCAAGCCGATCCAGCTCGAGCTCAGCTCGCGCCAGCCGGAGCGGCTGGACGCCGAGGTGGAGCGGCTGCGCCGGCACATGGACGGGATGGCGGGCCTGCGCGACGTCAGCGACACGCGGCCCGCTCCGGGCATCGAATGGCAGGTCCAGGTCGACCGGACCCTGGCCGCGCGCTTCGGCGCCGACATCACGGCGGTCGGCACTGCCGTCCAGCTCGTCACCAACGGCGTCCTGCTCGACACCTACCGGCCGGACGACGCCGACGACGAGGTCGACGTGCGCGCCCGCTATCCCGAGGACTGGCGCTCGCTCGACCAGCTCGACCGGCTGCGCGTCCAGACCGACATGGGCCTCGTGCCGATCTCGACCTTCGTGCAGCGCGTGCCGGCGCCGCGCGTCGGCAGCCTGGAGCGCGTCGACGGGGAGCGCGTGCTCGAGGTCAGCGCCGACGTGATGCCGGGCATCCTCGCCAGCGACCAGCTGCGCGACCTGCAGTCCTGGCTCGCCGACCAGGACATCGACCCCGCCGTGACCATCGCCTTCAAGGGCGAGGACGAGGAACAGCGCGAGGCTGCCGATTTCCTGACCAAGGCCTTCGGCGCCGCCCTGTTCCTGATCACGATCACCTTGATCATCCAGTTCAACAGCTTCTACCAGACGGCCATGGTGCTCTCGGCCATCGTCTTCTCCACGGTCGGCGTGTTCCTCGGCCTGCTGCTCACCGGCCAGGCCTTCGGCATCGTCATGAGCGGTGTCGGCGTCATCGCGCTCGCCGGCATCGTCATCAACAACAACATCGTCCTGATCGACACGTACAACGACCTGCGCAGCGGCGGCATGGACGCGCGCGAGGCGGTCCTGCGCACCGGCGCCCAGCGCCTGCGGCCGGTCTTCCTGACCACGTTCACCACGGTGCTCGGCCTCTTGCCGATGGTCACGCGGGTCAATGTCGACCTCATCCACCGCAACGTCACCCATGGCGGTCCCTCGACCGACTGGTGGTCGCAGCTCGCGACCGCGATCGCCGGCGGCCTGACCTTCGCGACCCTGCTCACCCTGGTGCTCACGCCGTGCCTGCTCTGGCTCGGCGCCTCCCTGTCCGCATGGCGGCGCGAGCAGCGCGGCCGTACCTCCGCCGGCCACGAGCGGGACGGACGCTCCGCCATGCCCAGCCCGGCTGAGTGA